The Streptococcus oralis Uo5 genome includes a window with the following:
- the pyrF gene encoding orotidine-5'-phosphate decarboxylase produces the protein MREHRPVIALDFPSFEAVKEFLSLFPAEESLYLKVGMELYYAEGPEVVRYLKSLGHSVFLDLKLHDIPNTVKSAMKVLSQLGVDMTNVHAAGGVEMMKAAREGLGTQAKLIAVTQLTSTSESQMQDFQNIQTSLQESVIHYAKKTAEAGLDGVVCSAQEVQLIKQATNPDFICLTPGIRSAGAAVGDQKRVMTPADAYQIGSDYIVVGRPITQVEDPVAAYHAIKDEWNQDRN, from the coding sequence ATGCGTGAACATCGTCCAGTTATTGCTCTTGATTTTCCTAGTTTTGAGGCGGTCAAGGAATTTTTATCTCTTTTCCCGGCAGAAGAAAGTCTTTATCTAAAAGTAGGGATGGAGCTTTATTATGCGGAAGGTCCAGAAGTTGTCCGTTATTTGAAGTCACTGGGGCATAGTGTCTTTTTGGACCTCAAGCTACATGACATTCCCAATACAGTTAAATCTGCCATGAAGGTCTTATCTCAGCTTGGTGTAGACATGACCAATGTTCATGCTGCTGGTGGTGTGGAGATGATGAAGGCTGCACGTGAAGGTCTTGGGACACAAGCCAAATTGATCGCTGTGACCCAGCTTACATCAACGTCGGAAAGCCAGATGCAAGATTTTCAAAATATCCAAACCAGTCTGCAAGAGTCTGTGATTCACTATGCCAAAAAGACAGCTGAAGCAGGCTTGGACGGTGTCGTTTGCTCGGCTCAGGAAGTGCAACTCATCAAGCAGGCCACCAATCCAGATTTTATCTGTCTGACGCCAGGAATTCGTTCTGCGGGAGCTGCGGTTGGAGATCAAAAGCGCGTCATGACGCCAGCGGATGCTTATCAAATCGGTAGTGACTATATCGTAGTGGGACGTCCCATTACCCAAGTTGAGGATCCTGTTGCAGCTTATCATGCTATCAAAGATGAATGGAACCAAGACAGAAATTAA
- a CDS encoding UDP-N-acetylglucosamine--N-acetylmuramyl-(pentapeptide) pyrophosphoryl-undecaprenol N-acetylglucosamine transferase, whose amino-acid sequence MKKIVFTGGGTVGHVTLNLLLMPKFIEDGWEVHYIGDKHGIEHQEILKSGLDVTFHSIATGKLRRYFSWQNMLDVFKVGWGIVQSLFIMLRLRPQALFSKGGFVSVPPVIAARVSRVPVFIHESDLSMGLANKIAYKFATKMYSTFEQPAGLTKVEHVGAVTKVTGQETPEPDELVDIQTHFDPKLPTVLFVGGSAGARVFNQLVTDHKQELTERYNIINLTGDSSLNELSQNLFRVDYVTDLYQPLMKMADMVVTRGGANTIFELLAMTKLQLIVPLGREASRGDQIENAAYFVKKGYAEELQESDLTLESLEEKLSHLLSHKDQYQASMKASTELKSLADFYDLLRKDLA is encoded by the coding sequence ATGAAAAAAATTGTCTTTACAGGTGGGGGGACGGTTGGACACGTCACCCTCAACCTTTTGTTAATGCCTAAGTTCATCGAAGACGGCTGGGAAGTTCACTACATTGGTGATAAACACGGAATCGAACACCAAGAAATCCTCAAGTCAGGTTTGGATGTTACTTTCCATTCTATTGCGACTGGGAAGTTGCGTCGCTATTTTTCTTGGCAAAATATGCTGGATGTCTTCAAAGTTGGTTGGGGAATTGTCCAATCCCTCTTTATCATGTTACGACTGCGTCCACAGGCTCTTTTTTCTAAGGGGGGCTTTGTCTCAGTACCGCCGGTTATCGCAGCGCGAGTTTCTAGAGTTCCTGTCTTTATCCACGAATCGGACCTATCTATGGGCTTGGCCAATAAAATTGCCTATAAATTCGCAACCAAGATGTACTCAACCTTTGAGCAGCCTGCTGGTCTCACAAAAGTCGAGCATGTGGGGGCAGTGACCAAGGTAACAGGTCAAGAGACGCCAGAACCAGACGAGTTGGTGGATATCCAAACCCACTTTGATCCTAAATTGCCAACCGTATTATTTGTCGGAGGTTCTGCAGGAGCTCGTGTATTTAACCAATTGGTGACAGATCATAAGCAAGAACTGACCGAACGCTACAATATTATCAATCTCACTGGAGATTCTAGCCTCAATGAGTTGAGTCAAAATCTCTTTCGTGTTGATTATGTGACGGATCTCTATCAACCCTTGATGAAGATGGCAGATATGGTGGTGACGCGTGGTGGTGCCAATACGATTTTCGAGCTCTTGGCCATGACGAAACTCCAACTCATCGTACCATTGGGTCGTGAAGCAAGTCGAGGAGACCAGATTGAAAATGCAGCCTACTTTGTTAAGAAAGGCTATGCAGAAGAACTTCAAGAAAGTGACTTGACATTGGAAAGCTTGGAGGAGAAACTCAGTCACTTGCTTAGTCACAAGGACCAATACCAAGCTAGCATGAAAGCTTCGACTGAATTGAAATCTCTTGCAGATTTTTACGATCTATTAAGAAAAGACCTAGCATAA
- the murD gene encoding UDP-N-acetylmuramoyl-L-alanine--D-glutamate ligase: protein MKVIDQFKNKKVLVLGLAKSGESAARLLDKLGAIVTVNDGKPFEENPAAQSLLEDGIKVVTGGHPLELLDEDFALMVKNPGIPYSNPMIEKALAKGIPVLTEVELAYLISDAPIIGITGSNGKTTTTTMIGEVLTAAGQRGLLSGNIGYPASQVAQTATAQDTLVMELSSFQLMGVQEFHPEIAVITNLMPTHIDYHGSFEEYVAAKWNIQNKMTADDFLVLNFNQDLAKELATKTQATVVPFSTLEKVDGAYLEDGQLYFRGEVVMAADEIGVPGSHNVENALATIAVAKLRGVDNQIIKEILSAFGGVKHRLQFVDEIKGVKFYNDSKSTNILATQKALSGFDNSKVILIAGGLDRGNEFDELVPDITGLKKMVILGQSAERVKRAAEKAGVTYVDATDIADATRKAYELATQGDVVLLSPANASWDMYANFEVRGDLFIDTVAELKE from the coding sequence ATGAAAGTAATCGATCAATTTAAAAATAAGAAAGTTCTTGTTTTAGGTTTGGCTAAGTCTGGTGAGTCTGCAGCTCGTTTGCTGGACAAGCTGGGTGCCATTGTGACGGTAAATGACGGCAAACCTTTTGAGGAAAATCCTGCTGCACAAAGTTTGCTAGAAGATGGAATCAAGGTTGTCACTGGTGGTCATCCTTTGGAATTATTGGATGAAGATTTCGCTCTGATGGTGAAAAATCCAGGTATCCCGTATAGCAATCCCATGATTGAAAAGGCTTTGGCAAAGGGGATTCCAGTCTTGACTGAGGTAGAGTTGGCCTACTTGATTTCAGATGCGCCGATTATCGGCATCACTGGTTCAAATGGGAAAACAACCACAACGACGATGATTGGGGAAGTTTTAACTGCTGCTGGTCAACGCGGTCTCTTGTCAGGGAACATCGGCTATCCTGCTAGTCAAGTGGCTCAAACTGCGACAGCTCAGGACACGCTTGTCATGGAACTTTCTTCTTTCCAACTGATGGGTGTCCAAGAATTCCATCCTGAGATTGCGGTTATTACCAACCTCATGCCAACTCATATCGACTATCATGGTTCTTTTGAGGAGTATGTGGCGGCTAAGTGGAATATCCAGAACAAGATGACAGCGGATGATTTCCTTGTCTTGAACTTTAACCAAGACTTGGCAAAAGAATTGGCTACTAAAACACAAGCCACTGTTGTTCCATTTTCAACACTTGAGAAGGTTGATGGAGCTTATCTGGAAGATGGTCAACTCTACTTCCGTGGGGAAGTGGTCATGGCAGCTGATGAAATCGGAGTTCCAGGTAGCCACAATGTGGAAAATGCCCTTGCGACCATTGCAGTAGCCAAGCTCCGTGGTGTGGACAACCAAATCATCAAGGAAATTCTTTCAGCCTTTGGTGGTGTCAAACACCGTCTCCAGTTTGTGGATGAAATCAAGGGGGTCAAATTCTATAACGATAGCAAATCAACCAATATCTTGGCTACTCAAAAAGCCTTATCAGGATTTGACAACAGCAAGGTCATCTTAATTGCAGGTGGTTTGGACCGTGGGAATGAGTTTGACGAATTGGTACCAGATATCACAGGGCTCAAGAAGATGGTCATCCTCGGTCAGTCTGCAGAACGTGTCAAACGGGCAGCAGAGAAGGCTGGTGTGACTTATGTAGATGCGACAGATATTGCTGATGCGACCCGCAAGGCCTATGAGCTAGCGACTCAAGGAGATGTGGTTCTTCTCAGCCCTGCTAATGCTAGCTGGGATATGTATGCTAACTTTGAAGTACGTGGCGACCTCTTTATCGACACAGTAGCGGAGTTAAAGGAATAA
- a CDS encoding cell division protein FtsQ/DivIB translates to MSKDKKKESNQKQELSEWQKRNQEYLKKKAEEEAALAEEKEKEKQARKEANSKLLEESKKSSSESDEEASSPSKEPSEKEEKSQKDAHKVKEEKEKKKKEKPEKPAKPKIAPVHIWRAVSILVPSVLVLLLSVYLLTPFSTIKNIEVKGNSNTQVDDIKQASGIQDSDYTLALLLDKETYAERIKSNHWIESAKIDYQFPTNFTIEVKEFDIVGYYVSGEEHYPILSSGTVESTPIDRLNLPETYLTVTFNDEQQVKELIKGLSTISEDIKSQIQKIELAPSKATADLLKITMLDTDEILVPLSELSKKLPYYSKIKPQLSEPSVVDMEAGVYSYTIADKLIEEAEEKAKQEAKEAEKKKQEEEKKKQEEQGNQSQTSQQSQSR, encoded by the coding sequence ATGTCAAAGGATAAGAAAAAAGAATCAAACCAGAAGCAAGAATTGTCTGAATGGCAGAAACGAAACCAGGAATATCTGAAGAAGAAGGCTGAGGAAGAAGCTGCCCTAGCTGAAGAGAAGGAAAAGGAAAAACAAGCTCGTAAGGAAGCCAACTCGAAACTATTGGAGGAATCCAAGAAATCATCGAGTGAGTCAGATGAGGAAGCCTCAAGTCCAAGCAAGGAACCATCCGAAAAAGAAGAAAAATCTCAAAAGGATGCCCATAAAGTCAAAGAGGAAAAAGAGAAGAAGAAAAAAGAGAAACCAGAAAAACCTGCCAAGCCTAAAATTGCGCCTGTTCATATTTGGAGAGCTGTGAGTATCTTGGTCCCCAGTGTCCTGGTCCTCCTTCTTTCAGTCTATCTATTGACTCCATTTTCGACCATCAAAAATATCGAAGTTAAGGGAAATAGTAACACCCAGGTTGATGATATCAAACAGGCTTCTGGAATTCAAGATAGCGACTATACCTTAGCCCTATTGTTGGATAAGGAAACATACGCTGAGCGAATCAAGTCCAATCATTGGATAGAATCGGCGAAGATTGACTATCAATTTCCGACTAACTTTACGATTGAGGTTAAGGAGTTTGATATTGTCGGTTATTATGTGTCTGGTGAAGAACATTATCCTATTCTTTCTAGTGGTACAGTAGAGTCAACTCCTATTGATCGCTTAAACTTGCCTGAGACTTATCTGACAGTTACCTTTAACGATGAGCAGCAGGTGAAAGAACTGATCAAAGGATTGTCTACCATCAGTGAGGATATCAAGAGCCAAATCCAGAAAATCGAATTAGCGCCGAGCAAGGCAACAGCAGATCTTTTAAAAATTACCATGCTGGATACAGATGAGATTTTGGTTCCCCTATCAGAATTGAGCAAGAAATTGCCTTATTACAGCAAAATTAAGCCACAATTGTCAGAGCCGAGTGTAGTCGATATGGAAGCTGGAGTATACAGCTACACGATAGCGGATAAACTGATAGAAGAGGCTGAGGAAAAAGCCAAACAAGAGGCCAAGGAAGCTGAGAAGAAAAAACAGGAAGAAGAAAAGAAAAAACAAGAAGAACAAGGAAATCAAAGCCAAACGAGCCAGCAATCACAGAGTCGTTAG
- a CDS encoding ECF transporter S component, producing MLKKWQLKDVILLAFLSIFFGGVFVGSGYLFDILTLILAPLGLQAFANEILFGLWCMAAPIAAIFVPRVGSATIGEVLAALAEVLYGSQFGLGALLSGLVQGLGSEFGFIVTKNRYESWLSLTANSIGITLFSFVYEYIKLGYYAFSLPFVLSLLVVRFISVFFFCTILVRAIVKLYHQFAAGGKA from the coding sequence ATGTTGAAAAAATGGCAGTTAAAAGATGTTATCTTGCTTGCTTTCTTGTCTATCTTTTTTGGTGGCGTTTTTGTGGGTTCAGGCTATCTGTTTGATATTCTCACCCTGATCTTGGCCCCTCTTGGTTTACAGGCTTTTGCCAATGAAATCCTCTTTGGTCTCTGGTGTATGGCTGCGCCCATTGCGGCCATCTTTGTTCCAAGAGTCGGAAGTGCAACGATTGGAGAAGTGCTCGCTGCGCTTGCTGAAGTTCTTTATGGTAGCCAATTCGGTCTAGGCGCTCTTTTGTCCGGCTTGGTTCAAGGTTTGGGAAGTGAATTTGGTTTTATCGTAACCAAGAATCGCTATGAAAGTTGGCTCTCTCTAACTGCTAATAGTATTGGGATTACCCTTTTTAGCTTTGTCTATGAATACATTAAATTAGGTTATTACGCCTTTTCCCTTCCTTTTGTCCTTTCCTTGCTTGTGGTTCGTTTTATTTCCGTCTTTTTCTTCTGTACCATCTTGGTTCGTGCCATTGTCAAACTCTATCATCAGTTTGCAGCTGGAGGAAAGGCATAG
- the pyrE gene encoding orotate phosphoribosyltransferase, with product MTLAKDIASHLLKIQAVYLKPEEPFTWASGIKSPIYTDNRVTLAYPETRTLIENGFVDAIKTAFPEVEVIAGTATAGIPHGAIIADKMNLPFAYIRSKPKDHGAGNQIEGRVAQGQKMVVVEDLISTGGSVLEAVAAAKHEGADVLGVVAIFSYQLPKADKNFSDAGVKLVTLSNYSELIHLAQEEGYITPEGLDLLKRFKEDQENWQNA from the coding sequence ATGACACTTGCTAAAGATATCGCTAGCCACCTCTTGAAAATTCAAGCAGTTTACCTCAAACCAGAGGAGCCTTTTACTTGGGCATCTGGTATCAAATCGCCGATTTATACTGATAACCGTGTGACGCTAGCCTATCCAGAGACTCGTACCCTAATTGAAAATGGTTTTGTAGATGCTATCAAGACAGCCTTTCCAGAGGTAGAAGTGATTGCAGGAACTGCGACAGCAGGAATTCCTCACGGAGCTATCATCGCTGACAAGATGAACTTGCCTTTTGCCTACATCCGCAGCAAACCAAAAGACCACGGAGCTGGTAATCAAATCGAAGGTCGCGTAGCTCAGGGGCAAAAGATGGTTGTTGTTGAAGACCTCATTTCAACGGGTGGGTCTGTTCTTGAAGCCGTAGCAGCTGCTAAACACGAAGGAGCCGATGTTCTTGGTGTCGTAGCGATTTTCAGTTATCAATTGCCAAAAGCAGATAAGAACTTCTCAGACGCAGGTGTCAAACTTGTGACGCTTTCTAACTACAGTGAACTAATCCACTTAGCCCAAGAAGAAGGTTACATCACTCCAGAAGGGCTCGACCTCCTAAAACGCTTTAAAGAAGACCAAGAAAATTGGCAAAATGCCTAA
- a CDS encoding TenA family protein, translated as MEIQDYAFQPGLTVGELLKSSQKDWQAAINHRFIKELFAGTIENKVLKDYLIQDYHFFDAFLSMLGACVAHADQLESKLRFAKQLGFLEADEDGYFQKAFKELKVAENDYLEVTLHPVTKAFQELMYSAVASSDYAHLLVMLVIAEGLYLDWGSKDLALPEAYIHSEWINLHRGPFFTEWVQFLVDELNRVGKNREDLTELQQRWNQAVALELAFFDIGYEL; from the coding sequence ATGGAAATACAAGACTATGCATTTCAGCCAGGTTTGACCGTTGGAGAATTATTAAAAAGCAGTCAGAAGGATTGGCAGGCTGCAATCAATCATCGTTTTATTAAGGAACTTTTTGCGGGGACAATTGAGAATAAGGTCTTAAAAGACTACCTGATTCAAGATTATCATTTCTTTGATGCTTTCTTATCCATGCTGGGTGCTTGTGTAGCTCACGCAGATCAGCTTGAATCCAAACTTCGTTTTGCCAAGCAACTAGGCTTTCTTGAAGCAGATGAAGATGGTTATTTCCAAAAGGCTTTCAAAGAGTTAAAAGTAGCAGAGAATGACTATCTAGAAGTGACCTTGCACCCTGTAACAAAAGCGTTTCAGGAGCTAATGTATTCGGCTGTGGCTTCATCAGACTATGCTCATCTTTTGGTCATGCTGGTCATTGCAGAAGGTCTCTATTTAGACTGGGGTTCTAAAGATTTGGCACTACCTGAAGCCTATATTCATTCGGAATGGATCAATCTCCACAGAGGTCCTTTCTTTACAGAGTGGGTTCAATTTCTGGTTGACGAACTCAATCGTGTCGGGAAAAATCGAGAAGATTTGACAGAACTTCAGCAACGCTGGAATCAAGCAGTTGCTTTGGAATTAGCCTTTTTTGATATTGGTTATGAATTATAG
- the lctO gene encoding L-lactate oxidase, which produces MSYKTSNAEGPVDFINTYDLEPMAQQVIPKAAFGYIASGAEDTFTLRENIRAFNHKLIVPHTLCDVENPSTEIEFAGEKLSSPIIMAPVAAHKLANEQGEVATARGVHEFGSLYTTSSYSTVDLPEITEALQGTPHWFQFYFSKDDGINRHIMDRVKAEGYKAIVLTADATVGGNREVDKRNGFVFPVGMPIVEEYLPEGAGKSMDFVYKSAKQRLSPRDVEFISTYSGLPVYVKGPQCREDVERSLAAGASGIWVTNHGGRQIDGGPASFDSLQEVAEAVDKRVPIVFDSGVRRGQHVFKALASGADLVAIGRPVIYGLALGGSVGVRQVFEHLNAELKTVMQLSGTQTIEDVKHFKLRHNPYNPSFPVDSRDLKLY; this is translated from the coding sequence ATGTCATATAAAACAAGCAATGCAGAAGGACCTGTAGATTTTATTAACACTTATGATTTGGAGCCAATGGCACAACAAGTCATTCCTAAAGCTGCCTTTGGTTATATCGCTAGTGGAGCAGAGGATACTTTCACTTTACGCGAGAACATCCGTGCCTTTAACCACAAACTCATCGTTCCACATACGCTTTGTGATGTTGAAAATCCAAGTACAGAGATTGAATTTGCAGGTGAAAAATTATCTTCACCAATCATTATGGCGCCTGTTGCGGCTCATAAATTGGCGAATGAGCAGGGTGAAGTGGCTACTGCGCGTGGTGTGCATGAGTTTGGTTCTCTTTACACAACTAGCTCTTACTCTACTGTAGATCTTCCAGAAATTACAGAAGCCCTTCAAGGGACACCTCATTGGTTCCAATTTTATTTTAGTAAGGATGACGGTATCAACCGCCATATCATGGACCGTGTGAAGGCTGAAGGTTACAAAGCGATTGTCTTGACAGCAGATGCTACTGTAGGGGGCAATCGTGAGGTCGACAAGCGCAATGGTTTTGTCTTCCCCGTTGGTATGCCTATTGTTGAGGAATACCTGCCAGAAGGTGCTGGTAAATCAATGGACTTTGTTTACAAGTCAGCCAAACAACGCTTGTCTCCACGCGATGTAGAATTTATCTCTACATACTCAGGACTTCCTGTGTATGTCAAGGGGCCACAATGCCGTGAGGACGTTGAACGCTCTCTTGCCGCAGGTGCTTCTGGTATCTGGGTAACCAACCACGGTGGCCGCCAAATCGACGGTGGACCAGCATCCTTTGATTCGCTTCAAGAAGTGGCTGAAGCAGTTGATAAACGTGTGCCGATTGTCTTTGACTCTGGTGTTCGTCGCGGTCAGCATGTCTTTAAAGCCTTGGCTTCAGGAGCAGACTTGGTAGCTATTGGCCGCCCTGTGATCTATGGCTTGGCTCTTGGTGGTAGTGTGGGTGTACGTCAAGTCTTTGAACACTTGAACGCGGAATTGAAGACAGTCATGCAGTTATCTGGAACTCAGACTATTGAGGATGTCAAACACTTCAAACTCCGTCATAACCCATACAATCCATCCTTCCCAGTTGATTCACGTGATTTGAAGTTGTATTGA
- a CDS encoding DUF3165 family protein: MVYLIIGILLLLLYVFATPQSIKGTVNIVILVFVVVALLILLMLSILQIFQLPTEFFVTIAMLALAYFSLRDITLMPVKKSKRR, from the coding sequence ATGGTCTATTTAATCATAGGGATACTCTTATTACTACTCTATGTATTTGCGACACCCCAAAGTATCAAAGGAACAGTCAACATCGTTATCTTGGTCTTTGTAGTTGTTGCACTCTTGATTTTGCTGATGTTGTCCATCTTGCAAATCTTCCAATTACCGACAGAATTCTTTGTCACAATCGCCATGCTGGCCCTAGCCTACTTTAGCTTGAGAGACATTACGCTCATGCCAGTAAAAAAGAGCAAAAGAAGATAA
- a CDS encoding ATP-binding cassette domain-containing protein — protein MGLELRGIQSPIFSEPIDFTFHDQAFTLLVGSSGSGKSSLFQVIAQVSSLPYSGQVQIDGSEVSQLSIVERVQTVGILFQNPNHQFTMENLFEELIFTLENIGHPVQEIDAKIAEVVQQCRCEKILHRPIHHLSGGEKQKAALAVLFAMNPRVYLLDEPFASIDRKSRLEILEILKELALDGKTVILCDHDLSDYEAYIDHMVELRDGQLREVFQIPSSEMIQVASKEVASSQGLFHMDRVTCELDHRPLFSIADFTFYQGISCILGDNGVGKSTLFRSILQFQKYKGRITWKGWVLKKKKSLYRDLTGVVQEAEKQFIRVSLREELQLDSPDSERNQRILQALRYFDLEQALDKSPYQLSGGQQKILQLLTILTSKASVILLDEPFAGLDDRACHYFCQWMLEDRNQGRSFLIISHRLDPLISVVDYWIEMTSEGLSHLKDVTISKPLPSLKNDTLGEVR, from the coding sequence ATGGGCCTGGAATTAAGAGGGATTCAGTCCCCAATCTTCTCAGAGCCAATTGATTTTACTTTTCATGATCAAGCCTTTACCTTGTTAGTTGGGAGTAGTGGTTCAGGAAAATCCAGTCTCTTTCAAGTCATTGCCCAAGTCAGTTCTCTTCCCTATAGTGGTCAAGTCCAGATAGATGGAAGCGAGGTCAGTCAGCTTTCTATCGTTGAACGTGTCCAGACGGTTGGCATTCTCTTTCAAAATCCCAATCATCAATTTACCATGGAGAACTTGTTTGAGGAACTGATTTTTACCTTGGAGAATATCGGCCATCCCGTGCAAGAGATTGATGCTAAAATAGCAGAGGTGGTCCAGCAATGTCGCTGTGAGAAAATCTTGCACCGTCCCATACATCACTTATCAGGTGGGGAAAAGCAAAAGGCTGCTTTGGCTGTTCTCTTTGCCATGAATCCTAGGGTCTATCTCTTGGATGAGCCTTTTGCTTCCATTGACCGCAAGAGCAGGTTAGAGATATTGGAGATTCTAAAAGAGTTGGCTCTTGATGGGAAGACAGTCATCCTGTGCGACCATGATTTATCAGACTATGAAGCCTATATCGACCATATGGTGGAGCTAAGAGACGGTCAACTAAGAGAAGTGTTTCAAATCCCTTCCTCTGAGATGATACAGGTCGCTTCAAAGGAAGTTGCTTCTAGCCAAGGACTATTCCATATGGACCGTGTGACTTGTGAGCTGGATCATCGCCCCCTCTTTTCCATTGCGGATTTTACATTCTACCAAGGAATTTCCTGTATCTTGGGTGACAATGGTGTCGGGAAATCAACCCTCTTTCGGTCTATTCTTCAATTTCAGAAGTATAAGGGGAGAATTACTTGGAAGGGTTGGGTTCTGAAAAAGAAAAAGAGTTTGTATCGTGATCTGACGGGTGTTGTTCAGGAAGCTGAAAAGCAATTTATCCGAGTCAGTCTGCGAGAGGAACTACAATTAGATAGTCCAGACTCTGAAAGAAATCAGCGGATACTCCAAGCTTTACGATATTTTGATCTGGAGCAGGCGCTTGATAAGAGTCCCTATCAATTAAGTGGTGGCCAACAAAAGATTCTTCAGCTTTTGACCATCTTGACCAGCAAGGCTTCTGTGATCTTGCTAGATGAGCCATTTGCTGGTTTGGATGATAGAGCATGCCATTATTTTTGTCAGTGGATGTTGGAGGATAGAAATCAAGGAAGAAGTTTTTTGATCATTAGCCATCGTTTAGATCCCTTGATCTCTGTGGTTGATTATTGGATTGAGATGACGAGTGAGGGGCTCAGTCATCTCAAAGACGTGACCATCAGCAAACCACTCCCATCTCTGAAAAATGATACTTTAGGGGAGGTGAGGTAG